One genomic segment of Bacteroides caccae includes these proteins:
- a CDS encoding tetratricopeptide repeat protein: MMNEKTINEQYAYIRTLLEEKRLKEALMQLESLLWQCPDWDLRTRLEQLQTSYKYMLEYMKQGANDPERWNLYQKLVADTWSIADQSRLLMLDNASSKYYHEVRRTPEPADLAEYGLKKILHILESFNDDLAISGLLSDAKMDEVLQRHENTLKFMFVRTWTNSSWTSEDEEDAKSMLGSELLLPDDLCLFVSAVTLSVMECFDLRKIMWLLDAYRHKDVNVSQRALVGVIFIFYIHRTRLLYYPELIKRVDLMDEIPSFREDVARIYRQMLLCQETEKIDKKMREEIIPEMLKNVSSMKNIRFGFEENDEENDDKNPDWEDAFEQSGLGDKLREMNELQLEGADVYMSTFSSLKSYPFFREVQNWFYPFSKQQSNVLKALKQVGNEGSSLLDLILQSGFFSNSDKYSLFFTIHQLPKMQQEMMLSQLNEQQVAELAEKSNAETMKKFNARPGTASNQYLHDLYRFFKLSVRRNEFRDIFKEKLDLHHVPALDNLLYCEEELFPIADFYLSKERWDEAIDIYKELIEIGGFEGEGAEYFQKFGYALQKRKRYAEAIEAYLKADTLKPDNIWNNRHLATCYRLNRNYEAALAYYKKVEEATPEASTAVFYIGSCLAELGQYEEALNYFFKLDFIESNCVKAWRGIGWCSFISLKYEQAMKYYEKIIEHKPLAIDYMNAGHVAWVMGNIQKAAVLYGKAITACGTRERFLEMFHKDEEPLLKQGIREEDIPLMLDLL, from the coding sequence ATGATGAACGAGAAAACGATTAATGAACAATACGCATATATACGTACCTTACTTGAAGAAAAAAGACTCAAGGAGGCCTTGATGCAGCTGGAATCGTTGCTTTGGCAATGTCCCGACTGGGATTTACGTACCCGTCTGGAACAATTGCAGACTTCTTACAAGTATATGTTGGAATACATGAAACAGGGAGCCAACGATCCCGAGCGGTGGAACCTATACCAAAAGTTGGTGGCGGACACATGGAGTATTGCCGACCAGTCACGCCTACTCATGCTGGACAACGCTTCATCAAAATATTATCACGAAGTACGTCGTACACCCGAACCGGCAGATTTGGCAGAATATGGCCTAAAAAAAATACTTCATATACTTGAATCTTTTAATGATGACTTAGCAATCAGCGGATTACTCTCCGATGCTAAAATGGATGAAGTGCTGCAACGGCATGAGAACACTCTTAAATTCATGTTTGTAAGAACATGGACAAACAGTTCGTGGACTTCTGAAGACGAAGAAGACGCAAAATCCATGCTGGGTTCGGAATTGCTTTTACCCGACGACTTATGTTTATTTGTCAGTGCTGTCACACTGAGCGTAATGGAATGTTTTGACTTACGTAAAATCATGTGGCTGCTGGATGCTTACCGTCATAAAGATGTCAATGTCAGCCAACGGGCATTGGTTGGTGTCATATTCATCTTCTACATTCACAGAACCCGGCTTCTTTATTACCCAGAACTTATCAAGAGGGTCGACCTTATGGACGAAATTCCTTCTTTCCGGGAAGATGTTGCCCGTATCTACCGCCAAATGCTGTTATGTCAGGAAACGGAAAAGATTGATAAGAAGATGAGGGAAGAGATTATTCCCGAGATGCTGAAAAATGTTTCTTCCATGAAGAACATTAGATTCGGTTTTGAGGAAAACGATGAAGAAAACGATGACAAGAACCCGGACTGGGAAGATGCCTTCGAACAATCCGGACTGGGAGACAAGCTGCGCGAAATGAACGAACTCCAACTGGAAGGAGCCGATGTGTATATGAGCACTTTTTCTTCTCTGAAAAGTTATCCGTTTTTTCGTGAGGTACAGAACTGGTTTTATCCGTTCAGCAAGCAACAGTCCAATGTACTCAAGGCACTGAAACAAGTAGGGAACGAAGGAAGCAGTTTGCTTGACTTAATTCTCCAATCGGGCTTTTTCAGTAATAGCGATAAATATTCGCTCTTTTTCACCATTCACCAACTGCCTAAAATGCAACAGGAAATGATGTTGAGCCAACTCAACGAACAGCAGGTAGCAGAACTGGCGGAAAAGTCGAACGCCGAAACTATGAAGAAATTCAACGCACGCCCGGGAACAGCGAGCAATCAATACCTGCACGACCTGTACCGTTTCTTCAAACTTAGTGTGCGCCGGAATGAATTTCGTGATATTTTCAAAGAAAAACTCGACCTTCATCATGTTCCCGCACTCGACAATCTACTATATTGTGAAGAAGAATTGTTTCCTATTGCTGATTTTTATCTTTCAAAGGAACGTTGGGATGAGGCTATCGACATTTATAAAGAATTGATTGAAATCGGAGGATTTGAGGGAGAAGGTGCAGAATATTTCCAAAAATTCGGATATGCTCTGCAAAAAAGAAAAAGATATGCGGAAGCTATCGAAGCCTATCTAAAAGCTGATACGCTGAAACCGGATAATATATGGAATAACCGTCACCTGGCTACCTGCTACCGGCTGAACCGGAATTATGAGGCAGCCCTTGCTTATTATAAAAAGGTGGAAGAAGCTACCCCCGAAGCTTCAACTGCAGTTTTCTATATCGGTAGTTGCCTGGCCGAACTCGGGCAGTATGAAGAAGCACTGAACTATTTCTTCAAACTGGATTTTATCGAGAGTAACTGTGTGAAAGCATGGCGCGGTATCGGCTGGTGTTCATTCATCAGCTTGAAGTATGAGCAGGCGATGAAGTATTATGAAAAGATCATCGAGCATAAACCGTTAGCTATTGATTATATGAATGCAGGACATGTTGCCTGGGTAATGGGAAATATTCAGAAAGCGGCTGTTCTCTATGGAAAGGCAATTACAGCCTGTGGAACGAGAGAAAGATTCCTCGAAATGTTTCATAAAGACGAAGAACCCCTTCTCAAACAAGGTATTCGAGAAGAGGATATTCCGTTAATGCTGGATTTATTATAA
- a CDS encoding Maf-like protein: MLSNLKKYQLILASNSPRRKELMSGLGVEYVVRTLPDVDESYPETLVGAAIPEYISREKADAYRSMMKPGELLITADTIVWLEGKVLGKPEGREGAVEMLRALSGKSHQVFTGVCLTTTEWQKSFTAASDVLFDVLSEDEIQYYVDRYQPMDKAGAYGVQEWIGYIGVKSISGSFYNIMGLPIQKLYGELKKL, translated from the coding sequence ATGCTTAGCAATTTAAAGAAATATCAGCTTATATTGGCTTCCAATTCTCCCCGTCGGAAAGAATTAATGTCTGGGTTGGGAGTGGAATATGTCGTCAGGACATTGCCTGACGTGGATGAATCATATCCTGAAACTTTGGTGGGAGCTGCAATTCCCGAATATATATCGCGTGAAAAAGCGGATGCTTATCGTTCTATGATGAAGCCCGGCGAGTTATTGATTACGGCCGATACCATTGTATGGCTGGAGGGGAAAGTGCTCGGTAAGCCGGAAGGTAGGGAAGGAGCGGTGGAAATGCTGCGTGCTCTTTCCGGGAAGTCGCATCAGGTTTTCACAGGTGTCTGTCTAACGACAACCGAATGGCAGAAAAGCTTCACGGCAGCTTCCGATGTGCTGTTTGATGTACTGTCCGAAGACGAAATCCAGTACTATGTTGACCGTTATCAGCCAATGGATAAAGCAGGAGCCTATGGTGTTCAGGAATGGATCGGATATATTGGAGTGAAGTCTATTTCCGGTAGCTTCTATAATATAATGGGACTCCCCATACAGAAGTTGTATGGGGAGTTGAAAAAGTTATAA
- a CDS encoding KdsC family phosphatase has product MSTINYDLSRIKALAFDVDGVLSSTTVPLHPSGEPMRTVNIKDGYAIQLAVKKGIRIAIITGGRTEAVRIRFAGLGVTDLYMGSAVKIHDYRTFRDKYGLADDEILYMGDDVPDIEVMRECGLPCCPKDAVPEVKAVAKYISYAEGGHGCGRDVVEQVLKAHGIWLTDDAFGW; this is encoded by the coding sequence ATGAGCACCATAAATTATGATTTATCACGCATCAAGGCACTGGCTTTTGATGTGGACGGTGTGTTGAGTTCGACAACCGTACCGTTGCATCCTTCCGGGGAACCGATGCGTACTGTGAATATCAAGGACGGATATGCCATTCAATTGGCAGTGAAAAAGGGGATCCGTATTGCTATCATTACCGGTGGGCGGACGGAGGCCGTCCGTATCCGTTTTGCCGGACTGGGCGTGACGGACTTATACATGGGTTCTGCGGTGAAAATACACGACTATCGTACTTTCCGTGATAAGTATGGACTTGCTGATGATGAAATCCTGTATATGGGGGATGATGTGCCCGATATAGAAGTAATGCGTGAATGTGGCTTGCCTTGTTGTCCGAAAGATGCCGTACCGGAAGTAAAAGCGGTGGCGAAATACATTTCTTATGCGGAGGGGGGGCATGGCTGCGGACGCGATGTAGTGGAGCAAGTCCTGAAAGCTCATGGAATATGGTTGACGGATGATGCCTTCGGCTGGTAA
- a CDS encoding Rossmann-like and DUF2520 domain-containing protein, which yields MKRSIEDTPVVFIGAGNLATNLAKALYYKGFRIVQVYSRTEESARALAEKVEADYTTDLQEISKDAKLYIVSLKDAAFVELLPQITEGKQKSLLVHTAGSIPMSVWEGHAERYGVFYPMQTFSKQREVDFQEVPFFIEAKRAEDTELLKAIASTLSEKVYEADSEQRKSLHLAAVFICNFTNHMYALAADLLEKYNLPFEVMLPLIDETARKVHELAPRDAQTGPAVRYDENVMSNHLAMLVDSPALQEIYKLMSKSIHEHHKL from the coding sequence ATGAAAAGAAGTATAGAAGATACCCCGGTTGTATTTATCGGTGCCGGAAACCTGGCTACCAATTTGGCAAAAGCACTTTACTACAAAGGTTTTCGCATTGTGCAAGTATATAGCCGGACAGAAGAGTCCGCCCGTGCGCTGGCGGAGAAAGTAGAGGCGGATTATACGACTGACTTACAGGAAATATCAAAAGACGCCAAACTCTATATCGTATCCCTGAAAGATGCGGCTTTTGTAGAATTATTGCCGCAGATAACGGAAGGTAAACAAAAATCTTTACTGGTTCATACGGCGGGGAGCATCCCTATGAGTGTCTGGGAAGGTCATGCAGAACGTTATGGAGTATTTTATCCGATGCAGACATTCAGTAAACAGCGTGAAGTTGACTTTCAGGAAGTGCCTTTCTTTATTGAAGCGAAAAGGGCGGAGGATACGGAACTATTGAAAGCGATTGCCTCGACCCTCTCTGAGAAAGTGTACGAAGCTGATTCAGAACAACGCAAAAGCCTTCATTTGGCAGCCGTCTTTATCTGTAATTTCACAAATCACATGTATGCGCTGGCTGCCGATTTGCTCGAAAAATATAATTTACCTTTCGAAGTGATGCTTCCGTTGATTGATGAGACTGCACGTAAAGTACACGAACTGGCTCCGCGTGATGCGCAGACCGGACCGGCTGTACGCTACGATGAAAATGTGATGAGTAATCATCTTGCGATGTTGGTGGACTCTCCGGCGTTGCAGGAAATTTATAAATTAATGAGTAAGAGTATCCATGAGCACCATAAATTATGA
- a CDS encoding nitroreductase family protein produces MENFSELIKNRRSMRKFTDEELTQDEVVTLMKAALMSPSSKRSNSWQFVVIDDKEMLKELSHCKEQASSFIADAALAIVVMADPLASDVWIEDAAIASIMIQLQAEDLGLGSCWVQVRERFTATGMPSDEFVHGILDIPLQLQVLSVIAVGHKGMERKPFNEEHLQWEKIHINKFGGK; encoded by the coding sequence ATGGAAAATTTCAGTGAATTGATAAAGAATCGTCGCAGTATGCGCAAGTTCACCGATGAAGAACTGACACAGGATGAGGTTGTAACATTGATGAAAGCAGCTTTGATGTCACCTTCTTCCAAGCGCAGCAATAGCTGGCAGTTTGTAGTGATTGATGATAAGGAAATGCTGAAAGAATTGTCTCATTGCAAGGAACAGGCTTCTTCTTTTATTGCAGATGCGGCTTTGGCTATTGTGGTAATGGCTGACCCGTTGGCAAGCGATGTATGGATTGAAGATGCTGCTATTGCTTCTATTATGATACAGTTGCAGGCGGAAGACCTCGGGTTGGGCAGTTGCTGGGTGCAGGTACGTGAGCGTTTCACGGCAACCGGAATGCCTTCCGACGAGTTTGTGCATGGAATTCTTGATATACCTTTGCAGCTTCAGGTACTTTCTGTCATTGCGGTCGGCCATAAGGGGATGGAACGCAAACCTTTCAATGAAGAACATCTCCAATGGGAGAAAATCCATATCAATAAGTTCGGAGGAAAATAA
- a CDS encoding beta-class carbonic anhydrase, producing the protein MLEEILAYNKKFVEDKGYEAYITNKYPDKKIAILSCMDTRLTALLPAALGIKNGDVKMIKNAGGVISHPFGSVIRSLLVAIFELGVEEIMVIAHSDCGACHMHSEEMLEKMKARGINPDYIDMMRFCGVDFHSWLDGFEDTEKSVRGTVDFIVHHPLIPVDVKVYGFIIDSTTGELTRIV; encoded by the coding sequence ATGTTAGAAGAAATATTGGCTTACAACAAAAAATTCGTAGAGGACAAGGGATATGAAGCGTATATTACAAATAAGTATCCTGATAAGAAGATTGCTATTCTTTCCTGTATGGACACTCGTTTGACAGCTTTACTGCCTGCTGCGCTGGGAATTAAAAACGGCGATGTGAAAATGATAAAAAATGCGGGAGGCGTCATTTCCCATCCTTTCGGTAGTGTGATTCGTAGTCTGCTCGTGGCTATTTTTGAGTTGGGAGTGGAGGAAATTATGGTGATTGCGCACTCCGACTGCGGCGCTTGCCATATGCATAGCGAAGAAATGTTGGAGAAGATGAAGGCAAGGGGCATTAATCCTGATTATATCGACATGATGCGTTTTTGCGGGGTCGACTTTCATTCATGGCTGGACGGCTTCGAAGATACAGAGAAGTCGGTAAGAGGAACGGTTGATTTTATTGTGCATCATCCTTTGATTCCGGTGGATGTGAAGGTATACGGATTCATTATTGATTCTACAACCGGAGAATTGACGCGGATTGTGTGA
- a CDS encoding GNAT family N-acetyltransferase, whose amino-acid sequence MPLKLTTYYHGKDIPDLPGNNTFHSKELFQIYEATPGYSPLLIVATEDGKPVARLLAAIRKTKKWLPSCLVKQCVVYGEGEFLEKTFTAEQKDSLPNIREREEEVFGEMLEHLTQEASRTCILIEFRNLDNSMFGYRSFRNNDYFPVNWLRVRNSLHSSKKAEDRFSPSRLRQIKKGLKNGAKVEEAHTTDEIRDFSRMLHKVYSSRIRRYFPANDFFRHMNNMLIKGKQAKIFIVRYKEKIIGGSVCIYSGDNAFLWFSGGMRKTYALQYPGVLAVWKALEDAHERGFRHLEFMDVGLPFRRHGYRDFVLRFGGKQSSTRRWFRVSWPWLNKLMVKFYV is encoded by the coding sequence ATGCCACTTAAACTAACTACATATTACCACGGAAAGGATATTCCTGACCTGCCGGGAAATAACACATTCCATTCCAAGGAGTTGTTTCAAATATACGAAGCAACGCCCGGATACTCGCCCTTACTGATAGTGGCAACAGAAGACGGAAAACCTGTGGCACGGCTCTTGGCAGCGATCCGCAAAACTAAAAAATGGCTTCCTTCCTGTCTTGTGAAACAATGTGTGGTATATGGAGAAGGTGAATTCCTGGAAAAGACATTTACAGCCGAACAGAAAGATTCGCTTCCGAACATCAGGGAAAGAGAGGAAGAAGTGTTCGGCGAAATGTTGGAACATCTCACGCAAGAGGCATCCCGTACCTGTATCCTTATCGAATTCCGCAATCTGGACAACTCTATGTTCGGTTACCGTTCTTTCCGGAACAACGACTATTTTCCGGTCAACTGGTTACGGGTACGCAATTCGTTACATAGTTCGAAAAAAGCGGAAGACCGTTTCAGCCCGTCACGTCTCCGCCAGATAAAAAAAGGGCTTAAAAATGGAGCCAAAGTAGAAGAAGCGCACACCACAGACGAGATACGTGATTTTTCACGTATGCTGCATAAGGTTTACTCTTCCCGCATACGCCGGTATTTCCCTGCCAATGACTTTTTCCGCCACATGAACAATATGCTCATCAAGGGAAAGCAAGCTAAAATATTTATTGTCCGCTACAAAGAAAAGATTATCGGCGGCTCTGTATGCATTTACTCAGGAGACAATGCTTTCCTCTGGTTTTCGGGAGGAATGCGAAAGACGTATGCACTGCAATACCCGGGCGTACTCGCCGTTTGGAAAGCTCTGGAGGATGCTCACGAACGAGGTTTCCGCCATCTGGAGTTCATGGATGTGGGACTTCCTTTCCGTCGGCATGGTTATCGCGATTTCGTACTCCGCTTCGGAGGAAAACAAAGCAGTACCCGACGTTGGTTCCGCGTCAGTTGGCCTTGGCTGAATAAGTTAATGGTCAAATTTTACGTTTAA
- the mce gene encoding methylmalonyl-CoA epimerase, whose translation MKISHIEHLGIAVKSIEEALPYYENVLGLKCYNIETVEDQKVRTAFLKVGETKIELLEPTCPESTIAKFIENKGAGVHHVAFAVEDGVANALAEAESKEIRLIDKAPRKGAEGLNIAFLHPKSTLGVLTELCEH comes from the coding sequence ATGAAGATTTCACACATTGAACATCTGGGCATTGCTGTAAAAAGCATTGAAGAAGCCCTTCCTTACTACGAAAATGTATTAGGTCTGAAGTGTTACAACATTGAAACAGTAGAAGACCAGAAAGTAAGAACTGCTTTCTTGAAAGTAGGCGAAACCAAAATCGAACTGTTGGAGCCCACTTGCCCCGAGAGCACTATTGCTAAGTTCATTGAGAACAAAGGTGCAGGTGTTCATCACGTTGCATTTGCCGTGGAAGATGGTGTAGCCAATGCCTTGGCAGAAGCAGAAAGCAAGGAAATCCGCCTAATCGACAAAGCTCCGCGCAAAGGTGCCGAAGGTTTGAACATCGCTTTCCTTCACCCAAAATCAACTCTGGGTGTGTTGACAGAACTCTGCGAACATTAA
- a CDS encoding acyl-CoA carboxylase subunit beta, with product MSNQLEKIKELIERRAVARIGGGEKAIAKQHEKGKYTARERLAMLLDEGSFEEMDMFVEHRCTNFGMEKKHYPGDGVVTGCGTIDGRLVYVFAQDFTVSAGSLSETMSQKICKIMDQAMKMGAPCIGINDSGGARIQEGINALAGYAEIFQRNILASGVIPQISGIFGPCAGGAVYSPALTDFTLMMEGTSYMFLTGPKVVKTVTGEDVSQENLGGASVHSTKSGVTHFTAQTEEEGLALIRKLLSYIPQNNLEEAPYVDCADPIDRLEDSLNDIIPDSPNKPYDMYEVIGAIVDGGEFLEIQKDYAKNIIIGFARFNGQSVGIVANQPKFLAGVLDSNASRKGARFVRFCDAFNIPIVSLVDVPGFLPGTGQEYNGVILHGAKLLYAYGEATVPKVTITLRKSYGGSHIVMSCKQLRGDMNYAWPTAEIAVMGGAGAVEVLYAREAKEQENPAQFLAEKEAEYTKLFANPYNAAKYGYIDDVIEPRNTRFRVIRALQQLQTKKLTNPAKKHGNIPL from the coding sequence ATGAGTAATCAACTTGAAAAAATTAAAGAGCTTATTGAACGCCGTGCCGTAGCACGTATCGGAGGCGGTGAAAAAGCAATTGCGAAGCAACACGAAAAAGGGAAATACACAGCGCGCGAGCGTCTGGCTATGTTGCTGGATGAAGGTAGTTTCGAAGAAATGGACATGTTCGTTGAGCACAGATGCACGAACTTCGGCATGGAAAAGAAACACTATCCGGGTGACGGTGTAGTGACCGGTTGCGGTACGATCGACGGACGTCTGGTGTATGTATTCGCTCAGGACTTCACTGTTTCCGCCGGTTCGTTGTCGGAAACCATGTCACAGAAAATTTGTAAAATCATGGATCAAGCTATGAAAATGGGTGCTCCATGTATCGGTATCAATGACTCGGGTGGTGCACGTATCCAAGAGGGAATCAACGCTTTGGCAGGTTACGCAGAAATCTTCCAACGCAATATTCTTGCATCCGGTGTGATCCCGCAGATATCAGGTATCTTTGGCCCTTGTGCCGGTGGTGCCGTTTATTCTCCGGCTCTGACAGACTTCACGCTGATGATGGAAGGTACTTCTTATATGTTCCTCACCGGACCGAAAGTTGTGAAAACCGTTACAGGTGAAGATGTAAGCCAGGAAAACCTCGGCGGCGCAAGCGTACACTCTACTAAATCGGGTGTGACTCACTTCACCGCTCAGACAGAAGAAGAAGGTCTGGCGCTGATTCGCAAGCTATTGAGCTATATTCCTCAAAATAATCTTGAAGAAGCTCCTTATGTGGATTGTGCAGATCCAATCGACCGTCTGGAAGATTCTTTGAACGATATTATCCCCGACAGCCCCAACAAACCATACGATATGTACGAAGTAATCGGTGCGATCGTAGACGGCGGCGAATTCCTCGAAATCCAAAAGGACTATGCAAAGAACATCATTATCGGTTTCGCACGTTTCAACGGTCAGTCCGTAGGTATCGTAGCCAACCAGCCGAAGTTCCTGGCAGGTGTACTAGATAGTAACGCTTCCCGCAAGGGCGCACGTTTCGTACGTTTCTGTGATGCCTTCAATATTCCTATCGTATCATTGGTAGACGTACCGGGATTCCTTCCGGGAACAGGTCAGGAGTATAACGGCGTTATCCTCCATGGCGCCAAATTGCTGTATGCTTATGGTGAAGCTACTGTACCTAAGGTAACTATCACTCTGCGTAAGTCTTACGGTGGCTCTCACATCGTGATGAGCTGTAAGCAACTCCGTGGTGATATGAACTACGCATGGCCGACAGCCGAAATTGCTGTAATGGGTGGTGCAGGTGCAGTAGAAGTGTTATACGCACGCGAAGCAAAAGAACAGGAAAACCCGGCTCAGTTCCTTGCAGAAAAAGAAGCAGAATACACGAAACTGTTTGCCAATCCTTATAACGCAGCGAAATACGGGTACATTGACGATGTGATTGAACCGCGTAACACACGTTTCCGCGTTATCCGCGCTTTACAGCAGTTGCAGACTAAGAAGCTGACTAACCCGGCTAAGAAGCATGGCAATATTCCATTGTAA
- a CDS encoding OadG family transporter subunit: MSKTKIGIFLSLLLLVGLTSCGEKKTNSKLMLNEVLIDNQSNFQDDYGLHSAWIEVFNKSYGSADLAGCLLKVSNQPGDTVTYFIPKGDVLTLVKPRQHALFWADGEPNRGTFHTSCKLNPETANWIGLFDSGKKLLDQIVVPAGVLGPNQSYARISDGAANWEVKGGSSDKYVTPSTNNKTLDSNAKMEKFEEHDSVGIGMSISAMSVVFCGLILLYISFKIVGKVAVNLSKRNTMKSKGIDKETAKELSQAPGEVYAAISMALHEMQDEVHDVEETVLTITRVKRSYSPWSSKIYTLRETPKK; the protein is encoded by the coding sequence ATGAGCAAAACCAAAATTGGAATATTCCTTTCTTTGCTGTTACTGGTTGGACTGACCTCTTGCGGAGAGAAAAAGACAAACAGTAAGCTAATGCTGAACGAAGTCCTGATAGACAATCAAAGTAATTTTCAGGATGATTACGGACTGCACAGCGCATGGATCGAAGTATTCAACAAATCATACGGTAGCGCAGACTTGGCGGGATGTTTACTGAAAGTAAGCAATCAGCCGGGTGATACAGTTACCTATTTTATCCCTAAAGGTGATGTACTAACGTTAGTTAAACCCCGCCAGCATGCTCTATTCTGGGCGGATGGTGAACCTAACCGTGGTACCTTTCACACAAGTTGCAAATTGAACCCTGAGACTGCCAACTGGATTGGCTTATTCGACTCCGGCAAGAAGTTACTTGATCAGATTGTAGTACCGGCAGGAGTTCTGGGTCCTAACCAATCATACGCACGTATAAGTGACGGAGCGGCAAATTGGGAAGTAAAAGGTGGAAGTAGTGACAAATATGTGACTCCAAGTACGAATAACAAGACGCTCGACAGCAATGCTAAAATGGAGAAGTTCGAAGAACATGACTCTGTAGGTATCGGTATGTCTATCTCGGCGATGAGTGTGGTATTCTGCGGATTGATACTTCTTTATATCTCTTTCAAGATTGTAGGTAAAGTAGCCGTGAACTTGAGCAAACGCAATACGATGAAGTCAAAAGGTATCGACAAGGAAACAGCCAAAGAACTGTCACAAGCTCCGGGCGAAGTTTATGCCGCAATTTCTATGGCATTGCACGAAATGCAAGATGAGGTACACGACGTAGAAGAAACGGTACTGACTATCACTCGTGTGAAACGTAGCTATTCACCGTGGAGTTCGAAGATTTACACCTTGCGTGAAACTCCCAAAAAGTAA